The Rosa rugosa chromosome 1, drRosRugo1.1, whole genome shotgun sequence genomic sequence TGAATTAGATACAAAGAACTTAATCTTGAGATGTGTTTTTAGATCAACAAAAGATGAAATCATTTTAGTACggtctctagatgcttattgtaattaagGGTTTAGGCTCAGAGGGGAGACATActgtattcaacagtttcattaatcaagacttgagggcagccgcaccagctctttatttaaataaataaataaataaaatcaattaAACTCACGACacgtgctattcacacaccaattttctctattcacacaccccctctatttttctattactttaattcaatttgtaTCTACAAATTACCATAACTACTCTCCCTTgtattatgtttcttttttcttttttctatttggcaagtcaatcatgaatcaaatatcattatacaataaataaattttaagcTAGAGTTTCATACCATTGATTATGCGTGTGTCTGCATTTGCATGTCTAGCTCCTCAGGTGAGTCTTGttcaaacaattaattttgaactatactccaatttttttttatgtacctagaaatttcccaaatttGCAGACTGCGTTTGAAAATGGATTATTGCCAATCTATAAAAAAACGAGAAACTCGAAATAActaggtgcaatattggaaccCGAGACAACAAAAGAGTAAAGCATGCTTCTCACCCCTCCTACTTGTATAGTTGTATGAGGACAACTTTGCAATTTAGATTGATAAACTTAATTACCTGGGAATCATATTCcttgtctaataatacaggtcattccacttaatgaacgtaatatttttccttcatttatataggtaaaagaaaattgatttattgtataatgatattTGATTCATGACTGACTTGCCAAatgggaaaaaagaaaaaaaaaacataatacaagggagggtagttaggatAATTTGTAGAAACAACCCATGTTaaaaggtgaaaaaaaaaatgaataaactAACATTTGTGAGACATAAAGGggcaaaaaatagagaaaatgatCCACATGCATGACCTCCAAACTAGTTCTTAACAATAATTTCATCAACAATTTATCACCCATTCACCCCCATTATAAATATTACGGTATAtcatttgaatcatcaagatcaCTCTCAAAAACATCATATAAGCACTTATTATAtgagtctttctaaatgtacccggcaaatttctatgtagacccagCAGATTTTTTTACacccaataaaaaaatagaatttataaTTATACTCAGCAACTTTTCCAACAATACCCTTAGCAAAACTCACACCCAGCCAAAAAGTCATACCCAACAAATCTCACACCCAGCAAAACTTGGATTAtctccgcatcaatttttgatgTTGATTGTTGCAGTGTGCATTTGAGCCATGTCCCACCGCCGCTTCTCCGCCTCACTCTCCCTCTCCGCCTCTAAATCATCGTCGCGACAACCAAGTCAGTCCCTCACTCTCTTCCCCGCTCCAATCTTTAcacctcttcttctccatctctcCGATTATCTCTGTTTAACTTTCGAATCGAATGTGCTATGAGCCTAAGATCAAGACTGATGAGGAATTGGCTGAATTGATCATTTCAGAACAAAGGCTAGAAAAGAGGAGACTCATCATGGCCGGGTATCATATATTCAAATAATCCcacacttcttcaccttcatgGCCGGGTACTCGAATCTAGTCATGAATATTTAATAGCTGCACTATCCAAAaacttaattatatatatataaaaaaaaaaaagcagaggAACCAACCTACTTtagacttgagagagagagagacgtacATGTTTTGATGATGCCATTCGCGTAATTCTAAGCTCTGTTCTTTGCACTCTCATCCAATTCGCAGCAATCAGTAAATATAACCCTCTCTCCACCATAACGCGGACCTTTATATTGTTCCCGAGGCTGCATGAGTGTACACTGTGTACTCCTTGAACTTGCCACGCTTTTCAATGACGTGCAGCCACCCACGTCCAATTCTTCTAGCTGCGATGGGAGCTCTGGTAAAAATCGAAGCTTCTTGCATCCGAGCAAGCATAGCCAGCGCAGCCCAGAAACATATTTGATGCTTGCAGGTATTTTCTCAATCATGGTTCCACTTAGATCTATATCTTGTAACGTGGATAAGCAAATGAGACTATCAGGGATTTCTAATACACTGCAGTATCTGAGATTCAGAGTTTTCAAAGAGCACAATCGTCCCACAACTGACGACGAGGAAGGCCATCTTTTGAGCTCGCAACAGCCTAAAAGATCCAATGTATGAAGCTTTTCGTGAGACCAAATTGATGGCGATATTTCTTCTATTCCTCTCCATCTCAAACATATGAATTCTATATTACACGGCATCGCCGAAAAGATTTTCAGATTCACGCAGCCTTCCAGATCTAAATAAGTAAGATTCTCAAGATTTTGGAAATATGAAGGAACTTCAACCAATCTTTTACACCAACGTAGATTCTCAAAATTATGGCTCAAATGCACACTGCAACAATTAACATAAAAAATTGATGCGGAGATAATCCAAGTTTTGTTGGGTGTGAGATTTGCTGGATATGAGTTTTGCTAAGGGTATTGTTGGAAAAGTTGCTGAGTACAAttataaattctatttttttattgggtGTAAAAAACTTGCTGGGTCTgtatagaaatttgctgggtacatttagaaagacccttattatatatatacatacttaCGTGGAAGAGATACGGAAACACCAAAAAATAAGACTTCCCTACTTTAATTAGAGAATCAAAATGCATATGGACTCCACATGATAAAGTAAGTAAATTCTTTCATTCATTCAACCATTCGATTAAACTATAAGAGATGGATAATGAAATCCGCATACATTTACTAATTTGTTCACGTTCATCGCTTCTCTATTCGATCAAATATGGTATTTGGCACAAAAGACTATTGAGGTGCACTAATCATATGCTGCATTATTCCAAGCTAGCTTCCATAAGGAACATGCGCAGAGTGTTATTAATTTGAATCTTTATGAGGAACTTTCCTCCTCCAATAAAAGTGTTTTATCTACGTTGAGACACATTGATGAAGTCATTTAGATATACATGAAGACACATTGATGAAATAATTGAAGCATGAAATAGATTAGCGCGCCGACGTGGAATGTCGCCTTTTTCTCTCAGAATTGaagagaaaagaggaaaaagttGGCGCCTTTTTTGTGTCATATACGGCTGGCCATGTCATAGGAGGAATCAAGGCACCACTATACTTTCACATGATTTGATTGCTACCCAAATTTTATCGTGTCCGGCCAAAATTGGATATCATTGCCAAAATCAAACCACCTCACATCCAAATCGATTTTCCACTCTGATTTTGTAAAGCTCATTGCTTTCTGTCATCATCATGTTATAAGATTCTAATTAATTGTTCTGTCGTTGTTGGTGGCTGCCTGAATCCCAAGTCGCCGGCCGGGAATCCAAGTTTTGGCATAAGTAATCTCATTGAATTTGTAGTCTTTGGTTAAGGTCACAAAGGCTTGTACTTGGTAATCAAATGATCAATGACTATTAACTAATTCAGGGAGGCCCTATTATGTTTTCAACTGCATGAACGTATCAATGTTTCACATGTACTCGCCAAACTTTCTTTGGTTGAAATATGCTAGATTGCTAGGTGAAATGTATATTAGATGATATCTGCACTTAATTCCTTAGCTAATGAATGAACGAAGCTCTTAATTAATTGACTGCATGAGAGGAGTTAAACATCGGTCACACGATACAACTCATGCAATGAGTCAACTAATGCTCGTAGAGCTAGTGGGGATTTAACTTGACTTGTTGTCGATTTGTGAATTTAATGGTGTTGTGTATTTAGTTATTTTCGTTCCACTCTATCTTGTATTTCTGTTACTAAGTAATTTTttacataaaattagctatttCATGGGTGAAGCTGATATTTGCCTTTACAATTCTTTGAGCTAAGAATCATCTCATAAAGTCataattataattaaaattGCTAGTCAAAAAACCTTAGGTAAGAACCCTAGATTACATCGAATTTGAACACATAAAACTAGTTTTATAACTTCATCGTGGTTtcgcatcaaaaaaaaaaaaaaaaaaacttcatcgTGGTTGCTAGTTGGAATCAGTCACCTAATCAGTAATAACGTGTTTAAggtttttttggtaaatttgtaGAGGATAATGATCGTCGAATCGTCATTAAAATATGGTAGCGAATCGGATTAGAATCCAATAATCACGTACCCATAATGACAAATTTGCCCATCAATATTGTTTAAATCACAGATGAGTACTCCATTTCCAATTATAGGGTCATCCGTTacccaccttcttcttcttcttcttcgaattcTCCAAACCTTTTATCCCGAGGAAACCCTAGATCGATCGAGCTCTCACAGATCGGGTCCAAGCTCCACCGTCATATACAGATTTCAGGTAACAATTCATCATCATTTTCCCCCTTTATAATTCAAGTTTGAAGATTTAAACTTTGCGTTCTTGGTCACAGAACATTTAAGAAAGAGCATATTGTGATTCTAAGCTCAGGAAAGATCCCCAATTCTCTGTTCTTGTTTGTTTCTTGGTCTTGGGTTTTTAAATTAGGAGCTAAAATTTGTTAAAATTGTGGCTGAATTGCTACTGATGGTGCTGTTTTAGTGATTTATTGCGTATAGGGTTTGGCAGTTTTTTATTGGCATTGTCTTAATCAATGTTTGATCGCTGAGAAAATGCAGCTAAGAAAAGAGGCAAATACACTTTCGTACTTGTTCTGACTTGGATGTGTTTCGGGTGGTAAAACAATAGAGAGGAGAATTTAGATGGAATATGAATTTCAAGTGACGAAAATAGTTGTTCTTGTTGGTCTGTTTAGATTAGATTTTGTTTTTCAACCTTTTGGCAATGAAGTTTTAGTAGTTTGATAGGAGTTTGTACTCGTTGATCATGAGCACATCTTCAGGGCTTTGTATTGGTATTAGTTGGATGAGTTACCAGTTTATGGTTCATGTTATTGTGCACCTGCAATTTTCAACTTCACTTCTATGTCGTCTGGAGACTatgatttttatattttttttttctgtacaTTGTGAACTTTGATTCTGTTTTgctaattcatcttttttttttttttctcctttatgCAGTGTTTTTCTGATTCTGTAGCTTTTAGTTTTTGGTTTCCATACTTAGTATTCTTTAtcagttttgttttatgtcaaTACTACTAGTGAAAATTGTCAGTAGGATATGCTGATTTTTGGTTAGGTGTTTCCATCGTTGGGGAAAAAGAAAACGAGTGGAACTGAAGGTCCAGTTCGATTTATATTCATTAGCAGTCATATGTTCGTATTTGATGCAGAATATAATAAGGAAAGTACTTTGTTTAGAGTTTTCTTAGGAATATCTAGTTTAACCTATTGTTATTAGGATTTGATGCAGAATATAATAAATAAGGAAAGTACTTTGTTTAGGGTCTTCTTAGAAATATATAGTTTAGCCTATTGTTATTAGGATTTACCTCTTAGAATTATAGATAAATAGAGGCATTGTACTTTGTTAGACAGATTTGAAGACTTTATTGGTAAGACAATAAACCTGCTAAATCTCTTGTTCTCTTCTTAACTCTCTTCCTACTATTCTTCCTTCTCTGTATCTAAGTTTTCTGTTCCCTTACTCCTATTTTAATAATTTAGTTATTTTGCTTATTGTCTTTCAGGCTAAGAAACTAGTTCAAAATGGTTGATAGCAACGCATCATCTGCAACAACTGAAGACACCCCAAACCCCAAACCTGATGGAAATGCACCTTCTgagagtgaccttatgagtgattCTCTAGCCCGAAAGGTTCAagaatctctctctcttggAAAGAAACATAAGTTTTGGGAAACACAACCTGTTGGTCAATTCAAGGACCTTGGGGACAACAGTTTGCCTGAAGGCCCAATCGAGGACCCAACACCATTATCTGAAGTCAAACAGGAACCTTATAAGCTTCCCAATCTCTATGAATGGATAACATGTGATATGGACAGTGAAGAGATGTGTGCTGAGGTCTATAACCTTCTTACAAATAACTATGTCGAGGATGATGAGAACATGTTTAGATTTAACTATTCGAAGGAGTTTCTTCGTTGGGCTCTTCACCCTCCAGGTTATTTTAGGAGTTGGCACATTGGTGTCCGCGTCATAAGTTCAAAGAAGTTAGTTGCCTTCATTACCGGTGTTCCTTCTAGAATTCGGGTCCGTAATGATGTTGTTACCATGGCAGAGATTAACTTCCTATGTGTTCATAAGAAGCTTAGATCAAAGCGACTTGCTCCTGTTATGATCAAAGAGGTGACCAGGAGGGTTCACTTAGAGAATATATGGCAAGCAGCTTATACTGCTGGTGTTGTACTCCCTACACCTATGTCATCTTGCCAGTATTGGCACAGATCTTTGAATCCAAAGAAGCTGATAGATGTTGGGTTTTCTAGACTTGGTGCAAGAATGACAATGAGTCGAACAATCAAACTGTACAAGTTACCAGAATCAACGGTCACCCCAGGGTTCAGAAAAATGGAGCTCCATGATGTTCCTGCAGTCACACGACTACTTAGGGATTACTTAAGCAAGTTTATTGTAGCCCCTGATCTTGATGAGAATGATGTGGAACATTGGCTTCTTCCAAAAGAGAATGTTGTGAATAGTTATCTTGTTGAAAGTCCAGAGACTCATGACATCACTGATTTCTGCAGTTTTTATACACTTCCTTCGACTATCCTTGGCAATCAGAATTATTCGACTTTGAAAGCAGCTTATTCGTATTACAATGTTTCAACTAAGACTCCGTTGCTTCAATTGATGAATGATGCTCTTATTGTCGCAAGACAGAATGACTATGATGTTTTCAATGCTTTGGATGTCATGCTCAATGAATCTTTCTTGAAGGAGCTGAAATTTGGGCCAGGTGATGGGAAGCTTCATTACTATCTTTACAATTATCGGCTAAGAAATCCTTTGAGACCATCAGAGCTTGGGCTTGTGCTCTTATAAGTTATAATCTGATACATGCTTATAGTTTTGATAGTCACGTTGTATTGTTTTGGGTGGGAAAGCATTCCTTCAGATTGTAGATTTTGTTTTGCCCGTCGTGCAATTTTGTGCAAGTTTCTTTGCCTGGAATTTCTGTTGTTGAGACTCTAGAGACTCGAAAGAAGATTTTAGTGATGGCCATTTTTGTTTTAGAACATTTTAGCCCATATCCTTGTTCTTTGACCAGCATTTTCTATCCTGTTCTAGTTTCATGCAATCTAGCTTCGTTTTCCAAAGTATACTGAAAAATGGATTGCTTATTGCTTCTTCAGGATCTACATTCATCCGGTTGAAATCTCTTTACAATCCAAATGTACCTAATTAGTAATTACCAACTAGCTCTGCAGTGAGAGATAATGGGTAGATGGCTTGGTTGACGGCAGTTGTCCATTGCATTTTTCTTTCAGGGATTGATCACAAAGTCTGATCTACCATATTCACGCTTAGGTATTTGGAAAACCACTGTAATCTTTGAGAGAAAGCAATACATAAGACCAACTGACAAACccctaaaaagtaaaaacacgCTTTAATGGATGCAAGTGTCTTTGAATCTTCGTTTTGCACCACTAAATTCCATAGACAGATCAATTCATACCAACAATttgaattctttctttcttttggtcatTCAAGGATGGAAAATTATTTACTTTGCCACAACTAAAAGCAGGTTAAATGCACTAAAAAGCAACTTTGTATGCTAATCATCTATCTCTGATCTCACATGGAATTGACTTCAGCTATAACTGAAGATACAAGGACAAATTTACAAGCACATCCTACAAGTTACAAGGAATCCACTAATTAGACTTACAACCGCTGACCTAAGCCAAGTGGACAACTTCACCACATGAACCTGCAAGATAAAAGGCAAACATATGAACATAAGACGAATCAAGATAATGGAACGACTGATAATCACTCATGTAAGAATAGGTGTTTCTGACATTACATTGTTCATTGATCTCTTTCACTAGCAGTAGCATAGACTCGGTCTCTTCTGCTATCTTTGAAACTCTCTCTGCCTCCTTCACTGCTTCAGCAGCCAAGAATGATTTGTTTTCAGCATCAGCAATTGTATAGGCAGCGATATGAACAGCATCATCTTCTGTTTCAGTAGAAGTCGCCAACCCCCTAGGAGTTTTTGTTCCTAAAACTTTGATCTTGAAGCCATTTCTGGTCTACATTTGGAGGAAACAAGCACTCAGAACAATTTTAGGTATCGCTCAGAGGATTAAATAAACTTGGAGCAAATTTACATGACAGCATTACTACATAAAAGTTAAACCTTTAAAACTTCAACGGTACAAAAAAAAGACATCTTTACGACATCATCTTCTCACAGCAGTTTTGTCAGTGccatccaaaatacataaacaTGATTCATTTTTATTATACTATTTCAGATGTGGCACATCCGTAAGAGGAAAAAAGACATttagaaaacaaagaaattatCATTAGAATTAGAAAATTATTTACCTTTTCAAGTTTTCCTAGTGAAACAAGACTTCTCAACCTCGCACCCACTAACCTTTTGAAATTATGTGGAATGGGCTCCTCTTCCCTTTGCTGCAGAATGTGTATCAACACAGTCACCACCTTTCTTTGTACTAggataaaatttaaaaagaacAGCAAGAGATTACTTGCTAACTCAAAACTTGGAATTGTTAACGGCAAGAGTAATAACTGTGCTATGCTCTCAGATAAACTAACGTCAATCAAATAGAAATTATCCCGTAAAAGGTGAGCGAAACGAACATTTATggcaagaaaagaacaaaaaattggAGATAATGCCTAAATAATTGACCTTGGATCAATTTTTCATCGTTTTATGACAGCAGTTCTTTTTCAGAAAGTGATACTCTTGGTAGCTTTATACCACTGTTTCCCATAGGAATCTGTGATTTTCCTTGAAATGGCCCATCTAGCTTACCGCGGATTTCAATATATAAAGAGCAGATATAGCACTATTTGTGATAAAAGTACAGAAATATTCTGAACTTGCTTTTCCAATCAAAACCTTGGAGCTTTACACTGATTGAATCTTTAATTAGTTGGTGCAACAAAACTTGGAATTTTATACATGTTGAGTTG encodes the following:
- the LOC133725448 gene encoding glycylpeptide N-tetradecanoyltransferase 1-like, whose product is MVDSNASSATTEDTPNPKPDGNAPSESDLMSDSLARKVQESLSLGKKHKFWETQPVGQFKDLGDNSLPEGPIEDPTPLSEVKQEPYKLPNLYEWITCDMDSEEMCAEVYNLLTNNYVEDDENMFRFNYSKEFLRWALHPPGYFRSWHIGVRVISSKKLVAFITGVPSRIRVRNDVVTMAEINFLCVHKKLRSKRLAPVMIKEVTRRVHLENIWQAAYTAGVVLPTPMSSCQYWHRSLNPKKLIDVGFSRLGARMTMSRTIKLYKLPESTVTPGFRKMELHDVPAVTRLLRDYLSKFIVAPDLDENDVEHWLLPKENVVNSYLVESPETHDITDFCSFYTLPSTILGNQNYSTLKAAYSYYNVSTKTPLLQLMNDALIVARQNDYDVFNALDVMLNESFLKELKFGPGDGKLHYYLYNYRLRNPLRPSELGLVLL